A genomic segment from Glycine soja cultivar W05 chromosome 20, ASM419377v2, whole genome shotgun sequence encodes:
- the LOC114403903 gene encoding RING-H2 finger protein ATL34-like translates to MAGRLPGVGLLARKRTEQNHRYEHQHHATCRQSYHLGESSLEPPWIPLTVLDETALKARQRLHKKLGHFFSSYRSSENPRKEGKVNQSSYEKKDGGIGRKLLESSWLLRGNKFKKDRKVCAVCLEDLGQEQQLMNLSCSHKYHSACLLPWLAAHPHCPYCRTPVQP, encoded by the exons ATGGCTGGTAGGTTGCCTGGTGTTGGGTTGCTTGCAAGGAAGAGAACAGAGCAGAACCATAGATATGAACACCAACACCATGCCACATGCCGACAATCCTATCACCTTGGAGAATCATCATTGGAACCACCATGGATACCACTCACTGTCTTAGATGAAACTGCTCTCAAGGCCAGACAAAGGCTTCACAAGAAGCTTGGACACTTCTTTTCCTCATACag GTCAAGTGAGAATccaagaaaagaaggaaaagtaaACCAAAGCAGCTACGAGAAGAAGGATGGAGGAATAGGTCGGAAGTTGTTAGAGAGTTCATGGTTGTTGCGTGGCAACAAGTTTAAGAAAGATAGAAAAGTGTGTGCTGTGTGCCTAGAAGATTTGGGGCAAGAGCAACAGCTTATGAACCTTTCATGCTCCCATAAGTACCATTCAGCATGCCTTCTTCCCTGGCTTGCAGCCCATCCCCATTGCCCTTATTGTCGAACCCCAGTTCAGCCCTGA